A genomic region of Drosophila kikkawai strain 14028-0561.14 chromosome X, DkikHiC1v2, whole genome shotgun sequence contains the following coding sequences:
- the LOC108078995 gene encoding pyridoxine/pyridoxamine 5'-phosphate oxidase: MSSELAKIMNFPSHPVEFFKQILQAANKGKPAGSIQEMNLATVDEEFGVLNRTVLYRGLTRDNFVFYITHRYTRNFKNLQANPNKAGITFYWTNVRDSDGKESTWQVRLIGATAVQLPESELDALWAKEDLAAKIRGHICPCGQPIDHDELKTKHDQFLQEHLASGKPIPRPDSYTAFKFEPQRWDFLNVAINQIADRVQYRLQANGQWESMHVST, from the exons ATGTCGTCGGAATTGGCAAAAATCATGAACTTTCCCTCCCACCCTGTGGAGTTCTTCAAGCAGATCCTGCAGGCAGCCAACAAGGGGAAACCGGCTGGATCCATCCAGGAAATGAATCTGGCAACTGTGGACGAGGAGTTTGGTGTCCTCAACCGCACTGTGCTCTATCGCGGACTCACCAGGGATAACTTTGTGTTCTATATCACTCATCGTTATACCCGAAATTTTAAGAACCTTCAGGCCAATCCCAACAAGGCCGGGATTACCTTCTACTGGACAAATGTCAGGGATTCTGACGGCAAGGAGAGTACCTGGCAGGTGCGACTTATCGGGGCCACCGCCGTGCAGCTTCCAGAAAGCGAGCTGGATGCCCTGTGGGCCAAAGAGGACTTGGCGGCCAAAATAAGGGGGCACATATGCCCCTGTGGCCAGCCAATTGACCACGACGAGCTCAAGACGAAGCACGATCAATTCCTgcaggagcacctggccagtGGCAAGCCCATCCCGCGGCCAGACAGCTA CACCGCTTTCAAATTTGAGCCCCAGCGATGGGATTTCCTAAACGTGGCCATCAACCAGATCGCCGACAGGGTGCAGTATCGGCTCCAGGCCAACGGGCAGTGGGAGTCCATGCATGTGTCCACCTAA
- the Corp gene encoding uncharacterized protein Corp — MAARSCLKVLFQGETSFIICESFHTYEEVISQAMSHFGIPKNHRDALTLSNGQGYVFEAQLLEYFLLLFPSPEITFHLRLDWQQLRRGLTQTRPQKRKRPVERVDVSSTGSQKVTIEEEKPNEEQAPVQDYKPVAVYRQNCFLGALPSNGAAAVRRQNCFLREQKQQRREEPRPRSQPEVEEELTQTQGPQVKRLRLDLCPKSRRPATTSGAPHSLPVMRPIRI, encoded by the exons ATGGCTGCAAGGAGCTGTCTTAAGGTCCTCTTCCAGGGAGAAACGAGCTTCATCATTTGCGAATCTTTTCACACCTACGAAGAGGTCATCTCTCAAG ccATGTCGCATTTTGGGATTCCGAAGAACCACAGAGACGCCCTGACCCTCAGCAACGGCCAGGGTTATGTGTTTGAGGCCCAGCTCCTGGAATATTTCCTCCTCCTGTTCCCCTCCCCAGAGATCACCTTCCATCTGAGACTTGACTGGCAGCAGCTGCGTAGAGGTCTCACCCAGACACGGCCGCAGAAGCGCAAGCGTCCAGTGGAGCGTGTAGATGTGTCATCAACAGGTAGCCAAAAGGTGACCATCGAGGAGGAGAAACCAAATGAGGAGCAAGCACCGGTGCAGGACTACAAGCCGGTGGCAGTGTATCGTCAGAACTGTTTCCTAGGAGCGTTGCCCAGCAACGGGGCAGCTGCCGTGCGTCGCCAGAACTGCTTCCTAAGAGAGCAGAAGCAACAGCGCCGGGAGGAGCCCAGACCCAGGTCGCAGCCAGaagtggaggaggagctgaCCCAAACGCAGGGACCACAGGTGAAGCGCCTTCGCCTGGATCTCTGTCCCAAATCCAGGCGGCCTGCGACCACATCAGGGGCTCCCCATTCTCTACCCGTAATGCGTCCCATTCGCATTTAA